The Nitrospira sp. CR1.1 genomic sequence CAGGCGGGGTTCGGCACCTTGCAGCACTATCTCAATTTTGCGTCTCAGGTGGAAACGACAAAGCGAAAATTGCTGACATTTCTTATCGAGGCGAAAGAGAAGGGGAAATCAGTGGTCGGGTATGGCGCTCCAGCCAAAGGGAATACGCTCCTAAATTATTGCGGAGTGCGTACTGATTTTCTCGACTATACAGTGGACCGTAGTCCCTATAAGCAAGGACATTTGCTTCCTGGAGTTCGAATTCCCATTTTTCACCCCGATAAAATCAAGGAAACGAAACCCGACTATGTACTCATTCTGCCTTGGAATCTTCGCGACGAGGTGATGCAGCAGATGTCGTATGTCAGGGAATGGGGAGGAAAATTTGTTGTGCCTATTCCGGAGGTCAAGATTCTGTCGTGACTTTTCGAGAGACGGCGCTCAAGGGGGCGTTTACCATCGAGCTGGATCGAATACCGGACGAGCGGGGATTTTTTGCGCGAAGTTGGTGTGTCAAAGAGTTCGAAGCCAATGGTCTGGAAGCCAGGCTTGTCCAGTGCAATGTGTCCTTCAACAAGTTGCGAGGCACACTGAGGGGCATGCATTACCAGATTAGCCCTGCAGCAGAAGTAAAAATTGTGCGGTGTACACAAGGCGCGATTCATGACGTGATCGCCGATCTTCGCCCAGAATCTCCGACGTATAGGCAGACATTTTCAGTACTTCTTTCGGCTGAGAATCGCCGGATGTTGTATATCCCTAAGAATTTTGCCCACGGGTATCTCACTCTAACTGATGACGCAGAAGTCTTCTATCAAATGTCCGAATATCACGTTCCTGAGTGCGCGAGAGGGTTTCGATGGAATGATGCGAACTTTGAAATCTCCTGGCCGGATCAGATTCGAGTCATTTCTGAGAAAGACCGGGGATATCCTGACTTTACGAGCTAAAGGCCTTATGGAAACGGAAAACATTAAAGACGTATTGGCTGCCACTGAGGAAGGCCGGGCACTTCACGATTTGGTCACGGTGCTGTTTCCGATTTGCCGGAGTATTACCGGAGAAGGGGTGCGCGAAACATTGCGGCACCTTCAGCAACATATTCCTCTGGAAATCCATGAGGTGCCAAGCGGAACTCAAGTATTTGACTGGATCGTTCCGCTGGAGTGGAATATTCGAGATGCGTACCTTGCTACGACGCGAGGTGACAAGGTGATAGATTTTCGGGAAAACAACCTCCATGTCGTAAGTTACAGTGTGCCAGTGAAGGGACGGTTTAGGCGGGAGGATCTCGACGGACATCTCCATTCACTCCCTGACCGGCCTGATTGGATTCCTTATAGAACGTCCTATTACAAAGAGAACTGGGGGTTTTGCCTTCCCCATCGCCGGTTAGTGGAATTGACGGAGCCTGAGTATGAGGTGTGTATTGATTCGTCTCTCGTGCCAGGCCATTTGAGCTACGGAGAGCTCTTGCTCCCTGGAGCCACCGAAGAGGAAATCCTCATCTCCTGTCACATCTGTCACCCGTCTCTCTGTAACGATAATCTATCCGGTGTTGCTGTCGCTACGTATTTGGCGAAGGCTTTGCAAGGAATGGCTCGGAAATTCTCGTATCGCTTTGTGTTTATTCCGGGCACGATTGGCTCGATCACATGGTTAGCTCAGAATCGAGAACGAACGAATCTCATTCGTCATGGAGTCGTTCTAACAGGTATCGGGGATTCAGGACACGTGACGTACAAGCGAAGCCGGCAGGGAAACGCCGATGTGGATCGAGCGATCATTCATGTACTAAAACATCATGGCAAAGCGCATCGGGTGGTGGAGTTTTCTCCCTATGGGTATGATGAACGGCAATACTGTTCGCCTGGCTTCAACCTTCCCGTGGGGTGTTTTATGCGGACCTCCCATGGCGAATACGCGGAGTACCATACCTCAGCGGACAATCTTGATTTTGTTGTGCCAGCGGCGCTCCATGAATCGTTGGAAATCCTTTTGCAGGTTATGTACGTGCTCGAAGAAAATATACTTCCCGTCAGTACCAATCCGCATTGTGAGCCGCAACTTGGTAAGCGAGGTCTATATCGAGCCATTGCAGGGCAGAAAGAGGGCGCACAGAGAGAAATGGCTCTGCTTTGGGTACTGAATTTATCCGACGGACATCACACGTTGTTGGATATTGCCGAACGGGCAGGCACTCCATTTGAAGTTATTCACGCAGCTGCCCAGGCGCTGAAGGGGTGCCACCTACTGAAGGAATCGCAGGGGACCGTGACTCAGCGTCATGGAGGGGACGGATTATGAATACAGTCTATTATGATGCCAAGGTCACTGATGAGGTTCGCCGGCAGCGGTTATTTGATGGTCAGCTGTTTGTATATTCACCTCGCCCGTCCTCGGTGGCATTTGTTGAATTTGCGAAGACCTTGATTAAGGAGGCATTTGCTCCACACGATCCGGAAAAAGCCCAATATCATATGTCGGTCGAATCGTATGCCGATGTGTTGGGAAAGTTAAAGCCGCAGTTTATCCATCATCCGGAATCCAAGCGCCATCTTCAGGCGATTTTACAAGAATTGGGAAGCGACCTTGAGAAGACTTACTTTGATGTCCC encodes the following:
- the rfbC gene encoding dTDP-4-dehydrorhamnose 3,5-epimerase; this encodes MTFRETALKGAFTIELDRIPDERGFFARSWCVKEFEANGLEARLVQCNVSFNKLRGTLRGMHYQISPAAEVKIVRCTQGAIHDVIADLRPESPTYRQTFSVLLSAENRRMLYIPKNFAHGYLTLTDDAEVFYQMSEYHVPECARGFRWNDANFEISWPDQIRVISEKDRGYPDFTS
- a CDS encoding DUF4910 domain-containing protein codes for the protein METENIKDVLAATEEGRALHDLVTVLFPICRSITGEGVRETLRHLQQHIPLEIHEVPSGTQVFDWIVPLEWNIRDAYLATTRGDKVIDFRENNLHVVSYSVPVKGRFRREDLDGHLHSLPDRPDWIPYRTSYYKENWGFCLPHRRLVELTEPEYEVCIDSSLVPGHLSYGELLLPGATEEEILISCHICHPSLCNDNLSGVAVATYLAKALQGMARKFSYRFVFIPGTIGSITWLAQNRERTNLIRHGVVLTGIGDSGHVTYKRSRQGNADVDRAIIHVLKHHGKAHRVVEFSPYGYDERQYCSPGFNLPVGCFMRTSHGEYAEYHTSADNLDFVVPAALHESLEILLQVMYVLEENILPVSTNPHCEPQLGKRGLYRAIAGQKEGAQREMALLWVLNLSDGHHTLLDIAERAGTPFEVIHAAAQALKGCHLLKESQGTVTQRHGGDGL